A single genomic interval of Mustelus asterias chromosome 13, sMusAst1.hap1.1, whole genome shotgun sequence harbors:
- the ier5l gene encoding immediate early response gene 5-like protein, producing MMDCEVNAQSLISMSLRKIQSSRSQRGGIKLHKNLLVSYVLRNARQLYMSERYAELYGAHRYPEAPGGLPEGAAGGCSSPPLDSEPAAPLYPGQCEPAAGHCSQTTVLDLDTQTVTTVRGGAFLQDCACGCAAPGARKRKAEASGGGEDLSPVKRLRLEEQQPGGPSGHWQPAQGWDCTDPSNISSLISILGSGLVSRADSEQIVPAESKANGQWCSKQALGGLGAWTRAIVAF from the coding sequence ATGATGGATTGTGAGGTCAATGCTCAGAGCTTGATTTCCATGTCTCTCCGCAAGATTCAGAGTTCCCGCAGCCAGCGAGGAGGTATCAAGCTGCACAAAAACTTGCTGGTGTCCTATGTGCTACGGAACGCCCGCCAGCTCTACATGAGCGAGAGATACGCCGAGCTGTACGGCGCTCACCGCTACCCGGAGGCGCCGGGGGGGCTGCCGGAGGGGGCAGCCGGGGGCTGCAGTAGCCCCCCGCTGGACAGCGAGCCCGCTGCCCCCCTGTACCCGGGACAGTGCGAGCCGGCGGCCGGACACTGCAGCCAGACCACCGTGCTGGACCTGGACACCCAGACTGTGACCACCGTGCGGGGGGGCGCCTTCCTCCAGGATTGCGCCTGTGGCTGCGCCGCTCCGGGCGCCAGGAAGCGCAAGGCGGAGGCGAGTGGAGGAGGCGAGGACTTGTCGCCGGTCAAGCGGCTCCGGCTGGAGGAGCAGCAGCCGGGCGGCCCCTCCGGACACTGGCAGCCCGCCCAGGGCTGGGACTGCACGGACCCTTCCAACATATCCAGCCTGATCTCGATCCTGGGCTCGGGGCTGGTGAGCCGGGCGGACTCTGAGCAGATTGTCCCGGCAGAGAGCAAGGCGAATGGACAGTGGTGCAGCAAACAGGCGCTGGGCGGCTTAGGGGCATGGACACGGGCTATTGTAGccttctga